A portion of the Bacteroides faecium genome contains these proteins:
- the yaaA gene encoding peroxide stress protein YaaA, with protein sequence MLVLLSCAKTMSGTSKVKAPLDTIPRFQKEASEVALQMSQFSVDELERLLRVNAKMAVENYKRYQVFHAEDAPQLPALLAYTGIVFKRLNAKDFSKKEFEYAQEHLRLTSFCYGLLRPLDVIRPYRLEGDVVLPELGNQTVFSYWRSRLTDTFIEDIKNAGGILCNLASDEMKSLFDWKRVEKEVRVITPEFHVWRNGKWASIVIYIKMSRGEMTRFILKNKIENPEELKSFSWEGFEFNESLSDEKKFVFTNGKEV encoded by the coding sequence ATGTTAGTACTTCTATCCTGTGCCAAGACTATGAGCGGGACTTCAAAGGTGAAAGCTCCTTTGGATACAATCCCGCGTTTTCAAAAAGAGGCGTCCGAAGTTGCTTTACAGATGTCGCAGTTTTCGGTGGACGAATTGGAACGTCTGCTGCGTGTGAATGCTAAGATGGCTGTTGAGAATTACAAGCGTTATCAAGTGTTTCATGCGGAAGACGCGCCACAACTGCCTGCTTTGCTGGCTTATACCGGAATCGTGTTCAAACGTCTGAATGCAAAGGATTTCTCTAAAAAGGAATTTGAATATGCGCAAGAGCATTTGCGTCTGACTTCCTTCTGTTATGGGTTGTTGAGACCATTGGATGTCATTCGTCCCTATCGGTTGGAAGGGGATGTCGTATTGCCGGAACTGGGAAATCAGACTGTGTTCTCTTATTGGCGGTCGCGCCTGACGGATACCTTCATAGAAGATATAAAGAATGCAGGCGGAATACTTTGCAATTTAGCTAGTGATGAGATGAAAAGTCTGTTTGACTGGAAGCGGGTAGAGAAAGAGGTGCGTGTCATTACTCCCGAATTTCACGTGTGGAGAAATGGGAAATGGGCTTCAATAGTTATCTATATAAAGATGTCCCGTGGTGAAATGACGCGTTTCATCTTGAAAAATAAAATAGAAAATCCGGAAGAACTGAAAAGTTTCTCTTGGGAAGGATTCGAGTTTAACGAATCTCTTTCGGACGAAAAGAAGTTTGTATTCACGAATGGTAAAGAGGTATAA
- a CDS encoding pseudouridine synthase, with protein sequence MSTENEEWRENSYNEENTGAGRDGNRSYNREGGERPYRPSYNREGGERPYRPRFNTNNEGGERPQRSYGDRSYGDRPQRPSYNREGGDRPYRPRFNNNEGGDRPQRPYNREGGSYGDRPQRPSYNREGGSYGDRPQRPRFNSEGGGDRPQRPSYNREGGSYGDRPYRPRFNSEGGGDRPQRPSYNREGGGDRPYRPRFNNGEGGGGYRSNNGGGGGYRPRYNNDRQGGYRPRPRTGDYDPNAKYSIKKQIEYKEQFVDPNEPIRLNKFLANAGVCSRREADEFITAGVVSVNDEVVTELGTKIKRSDVVKFHDEPVSIERKAYVLLNKPKDTVTTSDDPQERRTVMDLVKGACNERIYPVGRLDRNTTGVLLLTNDGDLASKLTHPKFLKKKIYHVQLDKNLAKADMEQIAAGIQLEDGEIHADAISYTDDFRKDQVGIEIHSGKNRVVRRIFESLGYKVIKLDRVFFAGLTKKGLRRGDWRYLTEAEVNYLRMGSFE encoded by the coding sequence ATGAGCACAGAAAACGAAGAATGGCGCGAAAATTCTTACAATGAGGAGAATACCGGTGCCGGCCGTGATGGTAACAGATCTTACAACAGAGAAGGTGGAGAACGTCCGTATCGTCCTTCTTACAACCGTGAAGGCGGGGAGCGTCCGTATCGCCCGCGATTTAATACCAATAATGAAGGTGGAGAACGTCCGCAGCGTTCTTATGGCGACCGCTCTTATGGCGACCGTCCTCAACGTCCTTCCTACAATCGTGAAGGTGGCGATCGTCCGTATCGTCCTCGCTTCAATAACAATGAAGGTGGCGACCGTCCGCAGCGTCCTTACAACCGCGAAGGCGGCTCTTACGGTGACCGTCCCCAACGTCCTTCTTACAATCGTGAAGGTGGCTCATATGGCGACCGTCCGCAACGTCCCCGCTTCAATAGCGAAGGTGGTGGCGACCGTCCTCAGCGTCCTTCTTACAACCGTGAAGGTGGTTCATATGGTGACCGTCCGTACCGTCCCCGCTTCAATAGCGAAGGTGGCGGCGACCGTCCTCAGCGTCCTTCTTACAACCGTGAAGGTGGTGGTGACCGTCCGTATCGTCCCCGTTTCAATAACGGCGAAGGTGGTGGCGGCTATCGCAGCAACAACGGCGGTGGTGGCGGTTATCGTCCGAGATACAACAACGACCGCCAGGGCGGATACCGTCCTCGTCCTCGTACCGGCGATTATGATCCGAATGCGAAATACAGCATAAAGAAACAAATCGAGTACAAGGAACAGTTTGTTGACCCGAACGAACCGATTCGTCTGAATAAGTTCCTGGCTAATGCAGGTGTTTGTTCACGTCGTGAGGCTGACGAATTTATCACGGCAGGTGTGGTTTCTGTAAACGATGAAGTAGTTACTGAATTGGGTACAAAAATCAAACGTTCGGATGTGGTTAAGTTCCACGACGAACCGGTAAGCATCGAACGTAAGGCATACGTATTGCTGAATAAGCCGAAAGATACCGTTACTACATCGGATGATCCGCAGGAACGCCGCACGGTAATGGATTTGGTTAAAGGAGCTTGCAACGAACGTATTTATCCGGTAGGACGTCTTGACCGTAACACAACTGGTGTACTGTTACTGACGAATGACGGTGATTTGGCTTCCAAGCTGACACACCCGAAGTTCCTGAAGAAGAAAATCTATCACGTTCAGTTGGACAAGAATCTGGCAAAAGCGGATATGGAACAGATTGCAGCCGGTATCCAGTTGGAAGACGGTGAAATCCATGCAGATGCTATCAGCTATACGGATGATTTCAGGAAAGACCAGGTAGGTATCGAAATTCACTCCGGCAAGAACCGTGTCGTTCGCCGTATTTTCGAATCACTGGGTTATAAAGTAATAAAACTCGACCGTGTATTCTTCGCAGGACTGACCAAGAAAGGTCTGCGTCGCGGAGACTGGCGTTACCTGACGGAAGCAGAAGTAAACTACCTCCGCATGGGTTCGTTTGAATAA
- the purB gene encoding adenylosuccinate lyase has product MELDVLTAISPIDGRYRGKTKALAAYFSEFALIKYRVQVEVEYFITLCELPLPQLKGVDSSVFETLRNIYRNFSEADAQRIKDIESVTNHDVKAVEYFLKEEFDKMGGMDDYKEFIHFGLTSQDINNTSVPLSIKEALEQVYYPLIEELIAQLKTYATEWADIPMLAKTHGQPASPTRLGKEVMVFVYRMERQLAMLKACPITAKFGGATGNYNAHHVAYPQYDWKQFGNLFVAEKLGLEREEYTTQISNYDNLSAVFDAMKRINTIMVDMNRDFWQYISMEYFKQKIKAGEVGSSAMPHKVNPIDFENAEGNLGIATSILEHLAVKLPVSRLQRDLTDSTVLRNVGVPFGHIVIAIQSSLKGLRKLLLNEPAIYCDLDNCWSVVAEAIQTILRREAYPHPYEALKALTRTNQAITESSIKEFIEELNVSEEIKKELRAITPHTYTGL; this is encoded by the coding sequence ATGGAACTTGATGTATTAACGGCCATATCTCCGATTGATGGTCGATATAGAGGCAAAACTAAAGCTTTGGCAGCCTATTTTTCTGAGTTTGCACTGATAAAATACCGTGTACAGGTAGAGGTGGAGTACTTTATCACCTTGTGCGAACTCCCTTTGCCGCAACTGAAAGGAGTCGATAGCAGCGTGTTTGAAACTTTACGGAATATCTACCGTAACTTCTCTGAAGCAGACGCACAGCGCATTAAGGATATCGAAAGTGTGACGAATCACGACGTGAAGGCCGTAGAATACTTCCTGAAAGAAGAATTTGACAAGATGGGCGGAATGGATGACTACAAGGAATTCATTCACTTCGGACTGACTTCGCAGGATATTAACAATACGTCTGTTCCCCTTTCTATCAAGGAAGCACTGGAGCAGGTCTACTATCCGCTGATTGAAGAACTGATTGCACAGTTGAAAACGTATGCGACAGAATGGGCTGATATCCCGATGCTTGCCAAAACTCACGGTCAGCCGGCTTCTCCTACCCGTTTGGGTAAAGAAGTGATGGTATTCGTTTACCGTATGGAACGCCAGTTGGCAATGTTGAAGGCTTGTCCGATTACTGCCAAGTTCGGCGGTGCTACCGGAAATTATAACGCGCATCATGTAGCATATCCCCAGTATGACTGGAAACAATTTGGCAATCTGTTTGTTGCAGAAAAACTAGGATTGGAACGCGAAGAATATACAACGCAGATTTCGAACTATGATAACCTCTCTGCTGTTTTTGATGCAATGAAGCGTATCAATACCATCATGGTGGATATGAACCGTGACTTTTGGCAGTATATCTCCATGGAATACTTCAAGCAGAAAATCAAAGCCGGAGAAGTGGGCTCGAGCGCTATGCCGCATAAAGTGAACCCGATTGACTTCGAAAATGCGGAAGGTAACCTGGGTATCGCAACTTCTATCCTGGAGCATCTGGCTGTGAAACTTCCGGTTTCACGTTTGCAGCGTGACCTGACCGACTCTACCGTTCTGCGTAACGTAGGCGTGCCTTTCGGTCATATCGTGATTGCAATTCAGAGTTCTTTGAAAGGATTGCGCAAGCTGTTACTGAACGAACCGGCCATTTACTGTGATTTGGATAATTGCTGGAGCGTGGTAGCTGAGGCTATTCAGACCATCCTGCGCCGTGAGGCTTATCCGCATCCGTATGAAGCTTTGAAAGCTTTGACCCGGACCAACCAGGCGATTACGGAAAGTTCTATTAAAGAGTTTATCGAAGAACTGAACGTAAGCGAAGAGATAAAAAAAGAGTTAAGAGCGATTACTCCGCATACCTATACGGGGCTTTAA
- a CDS encoding DUF4488 domain-containing protein, translated as MKKLYFFTMLSIMLLAVTGAMAQKKTKFKVAELKGIWQLCHYVSESPDVPGELKPSNTFKVLSDDGRIVNFTVIPGSSAIVTGYGGWKQLTDDSYKESIEKNIHLPMLDNQDNILEFEIKDSDYLHLKYFIKNDLNGNELNTWYYETWKRVEMPAKFPEDIVR; from the coding sequence ATGAAAAAGCTCTATTTCTTTACCATGCTTTCAATAATGTTGTTGGCGGTAACAGGTGCGATGGCCCAGAAGAAAACTAAATTCAAAGTGGCCGAGTTGAAAGGAATCTGGCAACTTTGCCATTATGTGTCGGAATCTCCCGATGTTCCGGGAGAGTTGAAGCCCAGTAATACATTCAAGGTATTGAGTGACGACGGAAGAATTGTGAACTTCACTGTTATTCCCGGTTCCAGTGCGATTGTCACCGGATATGGGGGATGGAAGCAGTTGACGGACGATTCTTATAAAGAAAGTATCGAGAAGAATATCCATCTTCCGATGTTGGATAATCAGGATAATATTCTGGAATTTGAAATCAAGGACAGTGATTACCTGCATCTGAAATACTTCATCAAGAATGATTTGAATGGAAATGAACTGAATACCTGGTATTATGAAACCTGGAAACGGGTGGAAATGCCGGCCAAGTTTCCGGAAGATATTGTGAGATAA
- a CDS encoding hybrid sensor histidine kinase/response regulator transcription factor, producing the protein MKDRHLLFKYIFGLSVCFLFFPLYTVLADNSPIHFKRLSVDDGLSQNTVLALTQDHNNKIWVGTIDGLNWYEGSRFASYYKAADDTTSLANNHIYSLHTDPEGAVWIGTQVGLSRYNIVGNNFTNYSSPDNQPMQVFAIGEPEESGRLLLATNTGLMIFDKKTGRMKAQPELAGKTIYSVCRMNDGFLLGTSEGVYFYYERNENVTRLLLQLKGEVISDMFYDDRTGNCWLASLTNGVYCVDNNFQIKRHYNKQNTPAYFLTNSVRTLCQDDKGRVWIGTMEALLILEPETESFQICRFSPEDPTSLGHNSIRSILKDNQGGMWVGTFYGGLNYYHPLAPAFGRLQHSTWQNSLSDNTVSCIAEEPDSENLWIGTNDGGLNYYNRKTGAFSFFRAGTSANSLKSDNIKCIWTDKDGSIYIGTHGGGLSRLNRQSGRIETYDFPHSISLNNSCYSLLDGADGTLWVGGMNGLYLLDKRTGVLSLHPLAKKHGKLENVLIYTLFRDSKGRIWIGTEESLFLYAGGKLEELHLSSSAYLHGLIQAFCVLEDSHHDIWVGTSTGLYRYKEGTSTAWEQYTMKDGLPNDFIYSILEDERGRLWLTTNKGLACFNREEGTFLNYTKQDGLPHDQFNYYGACKAQDGTFFLGSLGGVAYFKPYELGDNPYSPNAVVTGAVVFNQVITDMKSDRVRYYQDEQGRMLGMSFPSDQKLFNIRFAVINYLAGKRNQFIYKLEGFETEWNYSRHVSFARASYSNLPPGEYVFKVKACNNNGKWSEATTEFFVHIIPMWYQTWWAKTLFVLFSVGLLVFIVYFFIARAKMKMQVRIEQIERSKVEEISQEKVRFYMNMSHELRTPLSLILAPLEELLGQKNLLDTLVRQKLDYVYKNGRKLLHIVNQLLDFRKAEAGALPVHVALTDVEGLLQDVLVMFSENAQKRNITVSMKSDLAAGRLLPADKTYLETILMNLLSNAFKFTPDGGSISLSLSAEGETYSFTVRDSGIGMSAEQLTRIFERFYQVDGQRKGTGIGLSLVKMLVEKHHGTITVASEPNQYTEFRVTLPANINAFTEKEREAPEHEAEALEHEAKTDASFRELPVVDEYFSGDMPAVVSEETSGDDSQIEATGEEERPTILLVDDNKEMVDYLKENFRRNYVTLTAGNGEEALAIMKEHRVDIVLSDVMMPGIDGIKLCQLIKRNLQTCHIPVLLLSAKGSVDAQTEGIQAGADDYMAKPFSIQLLKGKIANQLKARQRLKHYYSNTIDIDTAKMTSNNLDEEFMSKAIQVVEENISNEDFTSDELASKLCMSRSSLYLKMNSVSGEPPANFIRRIRFNKACKLLLEGRYSISEISGMVGFGSSSYFSTSFKKYVGCLPSEYVKQHAK; encoded by the coding sequence ATGAAAGACCGGCATTTGCTATTTAAGTACATATTCGGATTATCCGTTTGCTTCCTGTTTTTTCCTTTATATACCGTGTTGGCTGACAACAGCCCTATCCATTTTAAGCGGTTGTCCGTAGACGACGGACTGTCGCAGAACACTGTGCTTGCCTTGACGCAGGACCATAATAACAAAATCTGGGTAGGTACGATAGACGGACTGAACTGGTATGAAGGTTCCCGTTTTGCGTCTTACTATAAAGCGGCGGACGATACGACAAGTCTGGCGAATAACCATATTTATTCACTTCACACTGACCCGGAAGGCGCGGTATGGATAGGCACTCAGGTTGGTTTGTCCCGTTATAATATTGTAGGAAACAACTTCACCAACTATTCCTCACCGGACAACCAGCCGATGCAAGTATTTGCTATCGGGGAGCCGGAAGAAAGCGGTCGCCTTTTGCTTGCCACTAATACAGGCTTGATGATTTTCGATAAAAAGACGGGACGGATGAAAGCACAGCCGGAGCTTGCCGGGAAAACAATCTATTCTGTTTGCCGGATGAATGACGGCTTCTTGCTGGGTACTTCGGAAGGTGTCTATTTCTACTATGAGCGCAATGAAAACGTGACACGGCTACTGTTGCAACTGAAGGGAGAAGTCATATCCGATATGTTCTATGATGACAGAACCGGAAATTGCTGGCTGGCTTCATTGACTAACGGGGTGTATTGCGTAGATAATAATTTTCAGATAAAACGGCATTATAACAAACAGAATACCCCTGCCTACTTCCTCACAAATTCCGTCAGAACCCTGTGTCAGGATGATAAGGGAAGAGTCTGGATAGGAACGATGGAAGCCCTGCTTATCCTCGAACCGGAAACGGAGTCTTTTCAAATCTGCCGTTTCTCTCCCGAAGACCCTACCTCGTTGGGGCACAATTCCATTCGCTCTATCTTGAAAGATAATCAAGGCGGTATGTGGGTGGGTACGTTTTACGGCGGACTTAATTATTACCATCCTTTAGCTCCGGCTTTCGGACGCTTGCAACATTCGACCTGGCAGAACTCTCTGAGTGACAATACCGTGAGTTGTATAGCCGAGGAGCCGGACAGTGAGAATCTATGGATTGGCACAAACGACGGCGGACTGAATTACTATAACCGGAAAACCGGAGCCTTTTCTTTCTTCCGGGCGGGAACTTCCGCCAATTCTTTGAAGTCTGATAATATAAAATGTATATGGACGGATAAAGACGGCAGTATCTATATCGGTACTCATGGCGGGGGACTGAGCCGGCTGAACCGCCAGAGCGGGAGAATAGAGACATACGATTTCCCACATTCGATTTCTCTGAACAACAGTTGTTATTCCTTATTGGACGGAGCGGACGGAACGCTTTGGGTAGGTGGCATGAACGGGCTTTACCTTTTAGACAAACGGACGGGAGTACTTTCACTGCATCCGTTGGCTAAAAAACATGGTAAGTTGGAGAATGTATTGATATATACATTGTTCCGCGATTCAAAAGGAAGGATATGGATTGGAACGGAAGAGAGTCTGTTCCTGTATGCCGGCGGGAAACTGGAAGAATTACATCTTTCCTCTTCGGCTTATCTGCATGGGCTGATACAAGCCTTTTGTGTGTTGGAAGACAGTCATCACGATATTTGGGTAGGGACTTCCACGGGGCTATACCGTTATAAGGAAGGTACATCGACCGCTTGGGAACAATATACGATGAAAGACGGTCTGCCGAACGACTTCATTTATAGTATATTGGAAGATGAGCGGGGGCGTTTGTGGCTGACTACCAATAAGGGGCTGGCTTGTTTCAACAGGGAAGAAGGTACTTTCCTCAATTATACGAAGCAGGACGGGCTTCCGCACGACCAGTTCAATTATTACGGAGCTTGTAAGGCGCAGGACGGTACATTCTTCCTGGGCTCTTTGGGTGGTGTTGCCTATTTCAAGCCTTACGAACTGGGGGATAATCCGTATTCTCCGAACGCGGTGGTTACAGGAGCGGTAGTCTTCAATCAAGTGATTACGGACATGAAAAGCGACCGGGTACGCTATTATCAGGACGAGCAGGGACGAATGTTAGGCATGTCGTTTCCTTCCGACCAAAAACTGTTTAATATCCGTTTCGCTGTTATCAATTATCTGGCGGGTAAACGGAATCAATTCATTTACAAACTGGAAGGATTTGAAACGGAGTGGAACTATTCCCGTCATGTATCGTTTGCGCGGGCGAGTTATTCCAATCTCCCGCCCGGGGAATATGTGTTCAAGGTGAAGGCATGCAACAATAACGGAAAATGGAGCGAAGCGACTACTGAATTTTTTGTGCACATCATCCCGATGTGGTATCAGACTTGGTGGGCAAAGACGCTTTTCGTACTCTTTTCCGTAGGTCTTCTCGTTTTTATTGTATATTTCTTCATCGCCCGTGCCAAGATGAAGATGCAGGTGCGAATCGAACAGATAGAGCGAAGCAAGGTAGAAGAAATCAGCCAGGAGAAAGTACGTTTCTATATGAATATGTCTCATGAACTGCGTACACCGTTGAGCCTGATACTGGCTCCGTTAGAGGAACTTTTGGGGCAGAAAAACCTGTTGGATACTCTTGTACGGCAGAAATTGGATTATGTGTATAAGAACGGGCGGAAGTTGTTGCACATTGTCAACCAACTGCTTGATTTCCGTAAAGCCGAGGCGGGCGCGTTGCCTGTTCATGTTGCGCTGACAGATGTAGAAGGGCTGTTGCAGGACGTTCTTGTCATGTTCAGTGAGAATGCGCAAAAGCGTAATATAACTGTTAGTATGAAATCAGACCTGGCGGCGGGACGACTGCTTCCGGCAGACAAGACGTACTTGGAGACTATTCTGATGAATCTGCTTTCAAATGCCTTTAAGTTTACACCGGACGGCGGAAGTATTTCGCTTTCTTTAAGTGCGGAAGGGGAAACATATAGCTTCACTGTAAGGGATAGTGGTATCGGCATGTCTGCGGAACAGCTTACCCGTATTTTTGAACGTTTCTATCAAGTAGACGGTCAACGGAAAGGAACGGGTATCGGGTTGTCATTGGTGAAAATGCTGGTGGAGAAACATCACGGGACTATTACCGTGGCAAGTGAGCCTAATCAATATACGGAATTTAGAGTCACTTTACCGGCCAATATAAATGCTTTCACAGAGAAAGAACGGGAAGCACCGGAACATGAAGCCGAAGCGTTGGAACATGAAGCCAAAACTGACGCTTCCTTCCGCGAACTTCCGGTTGTTGATGAATATTTCTCCGGCGACATGCCGGCTGTGGTTTCTGAGGAAACGTCCGGGGACGACAGTCAGATAGAGGCTACCGGTGAAGAAGAACGTCCCACTATCTTGCTGGTGGATGATAATAAGGAAATGGTAGATTATCTGAAAGAGAATTTCCGCCGGAACTATGTGACCCTTACTGCCGGAAACGGAGAGGAAGCGTTGGCTATCATGAAAGAGCATCGGGTGGACATCGTTCTTTCCGACGTGATGATGCCGGGAATCGACGGGATTAAACTTTGCCAGCTTATCAAAAGAAACCTGCAAACTTGCCATATACCGGTGCTTCTGCTATCAGCCAAAGGAAGTGTCGACGCACAGACCGAGGGTATTCAAGCGGGAGCGGACGATTACATGGCAAAGCCATTCTCCATCCAATTGCTGAAAGGCAAAATCGCTAATCAGTTGAAAGCACGCCAACGCCTGAAACATTATTATTCTAATACGATTGATATTGATACTGCTAAAATGACTTCCAACAACTTGGATGAAGAATTCATGAGCAAAGCGATTCAGGTGGTGGAAGAGAATATCAGTAACGAGGACTTTACATCGGACGAACTGGCAAGCAAGCTTTGTATGAGCCGCTCGTCACTTTATCTCAAGATGAATTCCGTATCCGGTGAACCACCCGCTAACTTTATCCGGCGTATCCGTTTCAATAAAGCCTGCAAACTGTTGCTGGAAGGCCGCTATTCCATTTCTGAAATCAGCGGTATGGTAGGTTTCGGCTCTTCTTCTTATTTCTCTACCAGTTTTAAGAAGTATGTCGGCTGCTTGCCATCGGAATATGTAAAGCAGCACGCTAAATAA
- a CDS encoding glycoside hydrolase family 88 protein translates to MKNKLLVAVGSIAFLTACNAPKGNEMQWFDHAVKTSGHQLLYMAEQLKNEPDTACFPRSIKEGKYRLEHPTDWTSGFYPGSMWLAYELTGDEALAKEARKYTNRLQDMQYYTGNHDLGFMMFCSYGQGIRLKPEPTDSLILVHSSESLCSRFSPKVGLIRSWDFGDWSYPVIIDNMMNLEMLFWASEQTNNPTYRDIAISHADKTLKNHFRADMTSYHVVSYLADSGEVESKGTFQGYADSSAWARGQAWGVYGYTMCYRFTKQQSYLDAAHKIARFIIDHRPAENDYIPYWDYDAPNIPNEPRDASAAAVTASALLELSGYGDKKQGEEYFRYAENILKQLSSEEYLAKEGENHGFIQLHSVGSFPHDSEIDTPLNYADYYYLEAMKRYKDLKEKSDN, encoded by the coding sequence ATGAAAAACAAACTTTTAGTGGCGGTAGGAAGTATTGCTTTCCTGACTGCCTGCAATGCTCCGAAAGGAAATGAGATGCAATGGTTCGACCATGCGGTGAAAACATCCGGGCATCAGTTGCTCTATATGGCAGAGCAATTGAAGAATGAACCGGACACGGCTTGCTTCCCCCGTTCCATAAAAGAGGGAAAGTACAGACTGGAACATCCTACCGACTGGACGAGTGGTTTCTATCCCGGTTCGATGTGGCTGGCATACGAGTTGACCGGGGATGAGGCGTTGGCAAAGGAAGCACGCAAGTACACGAACCGTTTGCAGGATATGCAATATTATACCGGTAACCATGATTTGGGCTTTATGATGTTTTGCAGTTACGGGCAAGGTATTCGTTTGAAACCGGAACCGACCGACAGCCTGATTCTTGTCCATTCTTCCGAAAGCCTTTGTTCCCGGTTTAGCCCGAAAGTAGGATTGATTCGTTCATGGGATTTCGGCGACTGGAGTTATCCGGTGATTATTGATAATATGATGAATCTTGAAATGTTGTTCTGGGCTTCGGAACAAACAAATAATCCTACCTATCGTGATATAGCAATTTCCCATGCCGACAAGACATTGAAGAATCATTTCCGGGCGGACATGACTTCCTATCATGTGGTAAGTTATCTGGCGGACAGCGGCGAGGTGGAGTCGAAAGGAACATTCCAGGGATATGCCGATTCTTCCGCTTGGGCGCGTGGCCAGGCGTGGGGAGTGTATGGATATACCATGTGCTACCGTTTCACCAAGCAGCAGAGTTATCTGGATGCCGCTCATAAAATAGCCCGGTTTATTATTGACCACCGTCCGGCGGAAAACGATTACATTCCTTACTGGGATTATGATGCTCCCAATATTCCGAATGAACCGAGAGATGCTTCTGCGGCTGCTGTAACAGCTTCCGCATTACTGGAACTGAGCGGATATGGTGATAAAAAACAAGGAGAGGAATATTTCCGTTATGCGGAGAACATTCTGAAACAATTATCATCCGAAGAATATCTGGCGAAAGAAGGAGAAAATCATGGTTTCATCCAGCTGCACTCTGTCGGCAGCTTCCCGCATGATAGTGAAATTGACACTCCGTTGAATTATGCCGATTATTACTATCTGGAAGCAATGAAGCGTTATAAAGACCTAAAAGAGAAATCGGATAATTAA
- the asnS gene encoding asparagine--tRNA ligase, whose protein sequence is MEKIGRTKIVDLLKRTDIGAMVNVKGWVRTRRGSKQVNFIALNDGSTINNLQVVVDLANFDEEMLKLITTGACISVNGEMVESVGSGQKVEVQAREIEVLGTCDNTYPLQKKGHSMEFLREIAHLRPRTNTFGAVFRIRHNMAIAIHKFFHDRGFFYFHTPIITASDCEGAGQMFQVTTMNLYDLKKDERGSISYEDDFFGKQASLTVSGQLEGELAATAMGSIYTFGPTFRAENSNTPRHLAEFWMIEPEVAFNDIIDNMDLAEEFIKYCVKWALDNCADDVKFLNDMFDKGLIERLQGVLNDDFVRLPYTDGIKILEDAVAKGHKFEFPVYWGVDLASEHERYLVEDHFKRPVILTDYPKEIKAFYMKQNEDGKTVRAMDVLFPKIGEIIGGSERESDYDKLMTRIEEMHIPMKDMWWYLDTRKFGTCPHSGFGLGFERLLLFVTGMANIRDVIPFPRTPRNADF, encoded by the coding sequence ATGGAAAAGATTGGTAGAACAAAAATTGTAGACCTGTTGAAGCGCACGGACATCGGCGCTATGGTCAATGTGAAAGGATGGGTTCGCACCCGCAGAGGTAGCAAACAAGTAAACTTTATCGCACTGAATGACGGTTCTACAATAAATAATTTGCAGGTCGTAGTAGATTTGGCTAATTTCGATGAAGAGATGCTGAAACTGATTACCACCGGCGCTTGTATCAGCGTGAACGGCGAAATGGTGGAATCGGTAGGTTCCGGTCAGAAAGTGGAAGTACAGGCTCGTGAAATCGAAGTGCTGGGTACTTGCGATAATACATATCCATTACAGAAGAAAGGTCACTCCATGGAATTCCTGCGCGAGATTGCCCATTTGCGTCCGCGTACCAATACGTTTGGTGCAGTGTTCCGTATTCGTCACAACATGGCGATTGCTATTCACAAGTTTTTCCATGACAGGGGCTTCTTCTATTTCCATACTCCGATCATTACAGCTTCTGACTGTGAGGGTGCCGGACAGATGTTCCAGGTAACTACTATGAACCTGTATGACTTGAAGAAAGATGAAAGAGGTTCCATCTCTTATGAGGACGACTTCTTCGGCAAGCAGGCAAGCCTGACCGTATCCGGTCAGTTGGAAGGTGAACTGGCTGCTACGGCGATGGGTTCTATCTATACCTTCGGTCCTACGTTCCGTGCCGAAAACTCCAATACTCCCCGCCACTTGGCAGAGTTCTGGATGATTGAGCCGGAAGTTGCCTTCAACGACATTATAGACAATATGGACTTGGCTGAAGAGTTCATCAAATATTGTGTGAAATGGGCGTTGGATAACTGTGCGGACGACGTGAAATTCCTGAACGATATGTTCGACAAGGGACTGATTGAACGTCTGCAAGGTGTATTGAATGATGATTTCGTACGTTTGCCTTATACAGACGGTATAAAGATTCTCGAAGATGCCGTTGCAAAAGGTCACAAGTTCGAGTTCCCCGTTTACTGGGGCGTAGACTTGGCTTCCGAGCACGAACGTTATCTGGTGGAAGACCACTTCAAACGTCCGGTAATCCTGACTGACTATCCGAAAGAAATCAAAGCTTTCTATATGAAGCAGAATGAGGACGGCAAGACAGTACGTGCAATGGACGTTCTTTTCCCGAAAATCGGTGAAATTATCGGCGGTTCCGAACGTGAATCTGATTATGACAAGCTGATGACCCGTATCGAAGAAATGCATATCCCGATGAAGGATATGTGGTGGTATCTGGATACCCGTAAGTTCGGTACTTGTCCCCACTCCGGTTTCGGACTCGGTTTTGAACGCCTGTTATTATTCGTTACAGGTATGGCGAACATCCGTGATGTGATACCGTTCCCGCGTACACCGAGAAATGCTGATTTCTAA